One segment of Podospora pseudopauciseta strain CBS 411.78 chromosome 5 map unlocalized CBS411.78m_5.2, whole genome shotgun sequence DNA contains the following:
- a CDS encoding uncharacterized protein (COG:K; EggNog:ENOG503P8SJ; antiSMASH:Cluster_1), with protein MSQAALTFRLATPEDAPLLQPLVQSAYRGETSRKGWTTEADLLVGTRINVAGIVEKINTPHSAVIMAFSPTLGDALVGCCEVLLKPSRKIGYFGMFAVDPTLQAGGIGRQVLANAEQYARSHGAEKMEMTVIWTRKELIDWYVRRGYAVTEERREFPHEELAKMDGENRALVEDLWFKVLVKDL; from the coding sequence ATGTCCCAAGCAGCCCTCACCTTCCGCCTCGCCACCCCAGAAGATgcgcccctcctccagcctctCGTCCAATCCGCCTACCGCGGCGAGACAAGTCGCAAAGGCTGGACAACTGAGGCCGACCTCCTAGTCGGCACGCGCATCAACGTCGCCGGCATCGTCGAAAagatcaacaccccccacaGCGCAGTCATCATGGccttctccccaaccctcgGAGACGCCCTCGTGGGCTGCTGCGAGGTGCTTCTCAAGCCGTCTCGGAAAATCGGGTATTTCGGCATGTTCGCCGTCGACCCCACTCTTCAGGCCGGGGGGATAGGGAGGCAGGTGCTGGCCAACGCAGAGCAGTATGCGAGGAGCCACGGGgcggagaagatggagatgacgGTTATCTGGACAAGGAAGGAACTGATTGATTGGTACGTGAGGAGAGGGTACGCGGtgacggaggagaggagggagtttCCGCATgaggagctggccaagatggatggggagaatAGGGCGCTGGTGGAGGACTTGTGGTTCAAGGTGTTGGTGAAGGATTTGTGA
- a CDS encoding uncharacterized protein (SMCOG1083:oxidoreductase; EggNog:ENOG503P0AC; COG:E; antiSMASH:Cluster_1), whose protein sequence is MLAQAATTLLHIPLFHKSQVRMSNTNQQPPAPNRAHHELGNGKKHILINAFDMSTVGHLSPGQWKNPVDKSATKRRLDYWIELAKLLERGGVNALFLADTYGGYDTYEGSVDNCIRRAAQWPITDPTIPISAMAAVTKNLSFAITASTSFEPPYLLAKRFSTLDHFTQGRIGWNIVTSWKKSAFKAIGLDNPIEHDERYRQADEYLRVLYKLWESSWSPTALSPDPDNDSYVDPAQVRTINHKGKYFSLDAKHIVDPSPQRTPFLFQAGTSSAGSDFAATHAEAIFVSGHSPSVLRPKIDAIRALAAQKGRDPRSIKVFATFTPIVADTDELAQEKLKELKKYASTIGGLVLVSGWTGIDLSKLPLDKEISKEDSVEAHKVTSILDNFTTASTEHPRWTPRLVAEHAAIGGLGPVSVGSPQTVADELERWVKEADVDGFNIGYVTTPGTFEEVVDLLIPELRRRGVYPEPPDPSEEPVTAREKIYGKGQNGLRDDHEGSRYKYHLYQEDPPYKSEEEGQT, encoded by the exons ATGTTAGCTCAAGCTGCGACTACTCTTCTTCATATTCCACTCTTCCACAAATCACAAGTTAGAATGTCGAacacaaaccaacaaccaccagccCCCAACAGGGCTCATCATGAGCTTGGGAACGGCAAGAAACACATCCTCATCAATGCTTTCGATATGAGCACTGTCGGGCACCTGTCTCCAGGACAATGGAAG AATCCAGTTGACAAGTCGGCAACCAAGCGCAGGCTTGATTACTGGATTGAACTCGCCAAACTTcttgagaggggaggggtcaACGCTCTGTTCCTCGCCGACACATATGGTGGCTACGACACATACGAAGGGAGCGTTGACAATTGCATCAGGCGAGCGGCACAATGGCCAATAACCGACCCAACAATT CCCATCTCAGCCATGGCAGCAGTGACCAAGAATTTGTCGTTTGCCATCACAGCCTCGACCAGTTTTGAGCCACCTTATCTTCTAGCCAAACGCTTTTCGACTCTGGATCACTTCACACAGGGTCGTATCGGTTGGAATATAGTGACGTCTTGGAAGAAGTCCGCCTTTAAGGCCATTGGCCTCGACAATCCTATTGAACACGACGAACGCTATCGTCAAGCAGATGAATATCTCCGCGTTCTTTACAA GCTATGGGAATCTTCGTGGtcccccaccgccctctccccagACCCAGACAACGACAGCTACGTCGACCCGGCCCAAGTGCgcaccatcaaccacaaaGGCAAATATTTCTCTCTCGACGCGAAGCATATCGTTGACCCCTCTCCTCAACGCActcccttcctcttccaagcGGGCACCTCCTCGGCAGGCTCCGACTTTGCCGCCACCCACGCGGAAGCCATCTTTGTCTCTGGTCACTCACCCTCAGTCTTAAGGCCAAAGATCGACGCCATCCGCGCCTTGGCCGCCCAGAAGGGCCGTGATCCGAGATCCATCAAGGTATTCGCCACCTTCACGCCCATTGTTGCCGATACAGATGAGCTCGCCCAAGAGAAGTTGAAAGAACTCAAGAAGTATGCTTCCACCATTGGAGgtctggtgctggtgagCGGCTGGACAGGAATCGACCTGTCAAAGCTACCGCTTGACAAGGAGATAAGCAAGGAGGATAGTGTCGAGGCACACAAGGTCACGAGCATTCTCGATAACTTCACCACGGCCAGCACGGAACACCCTAGATGGACGCCGAGGTTGGTGGCTGAACACGCGGCAATCGGCGGGCTTGGTCCGGTCAGCGTGGGAAGCCCGCAGACTGTTGCGGATGAGCTGGAACGGTGGGTCAAGGAGGCTGATGTGGACGGGTTTAACATTGGGTATGTGACCACACCGGGGACAtttgaagaggtggtggacttGTTAATTCCcgagctgaggaggaggggggtctATCCTGAGCCGCCTGATCCGAGTGAGGAACCGGTGACGGCTAGGGAGAAGATTTATGGGAAGGGCCAAAATGGGTTAAGAGATGATCATGAGGGCAGTCGGTACAAGTACCACCTGTACCAGGAAGATCCGCCTTATAAgtccgaggaagaggggcagACTTGA
- a CDS encoding uncharacterized protein (COG:S; antiSMASH:Cluster_1; EggNog:ENOG503NW25), with amino-acid sequence MAFHDNTVSRHNEGEVEPPKCELHPVKWYRSTFWNMTVLGLCNLAAPGIWGAMNSLGAGGAASPQLINAANALTFCLMVVSCYFSSTLVHYVGIKGALIFGTIGYAPYAAGLYTNNRFGTEWLVLLGAALCGISAGVFWMAEAAIAIAYPEPWNRGKAIGYWLTYRLAGQILGGAINLGLNAKNSEAGKVSYTVFLVFIAMQCTGPLFGFLLNAPDKVERTDGKKVELAITRGPLFELKETARLFLGNKFLLMVLFIGQAVFAEAVYFTYLAMWFSVRSRALGSFLSGIIAVVSGWILGAWIDRTRIALKTRARTSFWVIVVLQGAWWTWATVLVTRYRVTRPTFDWVDGNFGEGFGVFVFLTVGFQLNYMFLYFIIHNLAKDESEVVRYAALLRGTESAWQAVSYGLTSLVVFAEVGGVYINFGLWAIAIFPAWLVVREFGTSKVEFVEERASSAETPSLKSDNKGL; translated from the exons ATGGCCTTCCACGACAACACCGTCTCGCGTCACAATGAGGGTGAAGTCGAGCCTCCCAAATGTGAATTGCATCCGGTCAAATGGTACCGTTCCACCTTTTGGAACATGACCGTTTTGGGTTTGTGCAATCTGGCGGCACCAGGAATTTGGGGCGCCATGAACTCGCTTGGGGCCGGCGGCGCTGCCTCACCACAGCTCATCAATGCAGCCAATGCTCTGACTTTCTGTCTCATGGTGGTATCGTGCTACTTCTCCAGTACTTTGGTGCACTACGTCGGGATCAAGGGTGCTCTTATTTTCGGAAC GATCGGTTACGCGCCATATGCAGCGGGCCTTTACACCAATAACCGCTTTGGGACCGAATGGCTCGTCTTGTTGGGTGCTGCGCTCTGCGGTATCTCGGCCGGTGTGTTTTGGATGGCCGAGGCTGCTATTGCCATTGCTTATCCAGAGCCTTGGAATAGGGGCAAAGCTATCGGCTACTGGCTGACATATCGACTGGCTGGTCAGATTCTGGGCGGTGCGATCAACCTTGGTCTCAATGCCAAGAACAGCGAGGCTGGCAAAGTGTCATACACAGTCTTCCTGGTGTTCATTGCAATGCAGTGCACTGGTCCCCTCTTCGGATTTTTGCTCAATGCACCGGACAAGGTCGAGAGAACAGATGGCAAGAAGGTGGAGCTGGCCATCACGCGCGGTCCTCTCTTCGAGCTCAAGGAGACGGCGAGGCTGTTCTTGGGCAACAAGTTtctcttgatggtgttgttcaTCGGGCAGGCTGTCTTTGCAGAGGCAGTCTACTTCACCTATCTTGCTA TGTGGTTCTCTGTCCGATCTCGTGCTTTGGGATCGTTCTTGTCTGGCATCATTGCTGTTGTTTCGGGGTGGATACTCGGT GCCTGGATTGATCGCACAAGAATTGCTCTCAAGACTCGTGCTCGCACCAGCTTCTGGGTCATTGTGGTTCTGCAGGGCGCTTGGTGGACGTGGGCGACGGTTCTTGTCACCCGCTATCGCGTCACCAGACCAACGTTCGACTGGGTTGACGGGAACTTCGGTGAGGGCTTTGGTGTTTTCGTGTTTTTGACCGTTGGCTTCCAGCTGAACTACATGTTTCTGTACTTCATCATCCACAACTTGGCCAAAGATGAGTCGGAGGTGGTCCGCTATGCCGCGCTTCTGCGGGGAACTGAGTCGGCGTGGCAGGCTGTCAGCTACGGCCTCACTTCGCTCGTGGTCTTtgctgaggttgggggtgtttACATTAACTTTGGACTGTGGGCCATCGCCATCTTCCCGGCTTGGTTGGTTGTGCGCGAGTTTGGCACCTCCAAAGTGGAGTTCGTGGAGGAGCGGGCGTCGTCAGCGGAAACACCGAGCTTGAAGAGCGACAACAAGGGTTTGTGA
- a CDS encoding uncharacterized protein (EggNog:ENOG503NUI0; SMCOG1092:hypothetical protein; COG:Q; antiSMASH:Cluster_1): protein MATITTLPDSVAAINATEKLSNLSISALEVPELSSSDRDTNSDSHSDHYTPATSPGLPPSTITIPQRISTYPKSRISLVDRFIDQPRALKVAVIGGGLAGITAGILLPAKVPNIQLTIFEKNDDFGGTWLENTYPGVRCDIPSHVYQSTFEPKTDWSDQFAPGGEIRDYWQSVAKKHDVYRLARFGTRVQSLEWDAGKSVWKVSTQHKEEEGPKVEEFDFVLNAIGRFNAWKLPDYEGIESYKGHLRHASYWDGEFDVDGKTVAVIGNGASGIQLVANLQKRVKQLDHYARNKTWIAGSWAGDERTAGPQPYSEEQKKLFARDPTAYLKFRKELEDKYWRRFSAFFRGSETNIDLRERFIEIMKQRLKKKPELLEHIVPDFSPNCRRLTPGPGYLEAISEDNVEYITSRIARFTEDGIITVDGRERKVDAVFCATGANVDMVTPFPIKGQDGTELRELWDPESKTGYGFPYTYLGLATPGFPNLLFVHGPHGTGPSGTVPHSVEVQLVCFAKILRKVAREGIKSIQPSRRAADEFVEYSDAFFTSTVLSDNCSSWYNGGRPGGRIHGIWPGSAGHVTAVRREPRWEDWEYTYLGPEGNRFAWYFGNGWTSKEADENSDMTSYLRLPGEVNLKDLHESWWDLP from the exons ATGGCCACCATAACAACCCTCCCAGACTCCGTAGCGGCCATCAACGCTACGGAGAAACTGTCCAACTTGTCAATCTCCGCCCTGGAGGTTCCCGAGCTGTCTTCGTCAGATCGCGACACCAACTCAGACTCCCATTCAGACCACTATACCCCAGCAACCTCACCAGGGCTGCCCCCTTCCACCATAACGATTCCCCAGCGGATCTCTACATACCCCAAGTCCCGAATCTCCCTCGTCGACCGCTTCATTGACCAGCCCCGTGCCCTCAAAGTAGCTGTCATCGGCGGTGGTCTAGCGGGAATCACAGCTGGCATCTTGCTTCCTGCCAAAGTCCCCAACATCCAATTGACCATCTTTGAGAAGAACGACGACTTT GGCGGCACCTGGCTCGAAAACACCTACCCCGGCGTCCGTTGCGACATCCCCTCTCACGTCTATCAATCGACCTTCGAGCCCAAAACCGACTGGTCCGACCAGTTCGCCCCCGGCGGCGAGATCAGAGACTACTGGCAATCCGTCGCCAAGAAGCACGATGTCTACCGGCTCGCACGATTCGGCACCAGAGTCCAGTCACTCGAGTGGGATGCGGGCAAGTCAGTCTGGAAAGTCAGCACCCAACacaaagaggaggaaggacCAAAGGTCGAAGAGTTCGACTTTGTCTTGAACGCCATTGGGCGATTCAACGCCTGGAAGCTGCCAGACTACGAAGGGATCGAGTCGTACAAGGGCCACCTGAGACACGCATCATAttgggatggggagtttGATGTTGACGGCAAGACTGTGGCGGTGATTGGGAATGGTGCCTCTGGGATTCAGCTGGTGGCCAATCTGCAAAAGAGGGTGAAGCAGTTAGATCATTATGCGAGAAACAAGACTTGGATTGCAGGCAGCTGGGCGGGTGATGAACGGACTGCTGGTCCTCAGCCTTATTCtgaggagcagaagaagtTGTTTGCGAGGGATCCGACGGCGTACCTCAAGTTCAGAAAAGAGCTGGAAGACAAGTACTGGAGGAGGttctccgccttcttcagGGGGTCGGAGACGAACATTGATCTTCGGGAAAGGTTCATCGAGATCATGAAgcagaggttgaagaagaagccagagTTGTTGGAGCACATCGTTCCAGACTTCTCACCAAACTGCAGACGCCTGACACCAGGGCCGGGATACCTGGAGGCCATCTCGGAAGATAATGTCGAGTACATCACTTCGCGGATCGCGAGGTTCACAGAAGATGGAATCATCACAGTGGATGGCAGAGAAAGGAAGGTCGATGCTGTCTTTTGCGCGACGGGTGCGAACGTGGACATGGTGACACCATTCCCCATCAAGGGACAGGATGGGACAGAGTTGAGGGAGCTCTGGGATCCAGAGTCAAAGACTGGCTATGGCTTCCCGTACACCTATCTTGGTCTCGCCACCCCGGGCTTCCCCAACTTGCTGTTCGTCCATGGTCCCCACGGAACAGGTCCGTCGGGTACTGTCCCGCATTCCGTCGAGGTCCAACTGGTGTGTTTCGCCAAGATCCTGAGGAAGGTAGCAAGAGAGGGGATCAAGAGCATCCAGCCATCCAGGAGAGCAGCTGATGAGTTCGTCGAGTACTCTGATGCCTTTTTTACCTCGACTGTTCTTAGTGATAATTGTAGCAGTTGGTACAATGGCGGGCGTCCAGGCGGTAGAATCCACGGCATCTGGCCAGGAAGCGCAGGCCATGTCACGGCTGTGAGAAGAGAGCCCAGATGGGAGGACTGGGAGTACACGTATCTCGGGCCTGAGGGCAATCGGTTTGCATGGTATTTCGGGAATGGCTGGACAAGCAAGGAGGCAGATGAGAACTCGGACATGACCTCATACTTGCGATTACCGGGGGAGGTGAATCTGAAGGACCTGCATGAGAGTTGGTGGGATCTACCCTAG
- the SEO1 gene encoding MFS transporter (Seo1) (EggNog:ENOG503NU3C; COG:G), giving the protein MTTKTSSPEKRKWYQIQWFQPQDTPRERKLINKLDLLIVPYAFLAYWVKYMDQSNLNNAYVAGLKEDLGFQGNELVQLQTMYIIGAVLGQIPFMFLFTYVPMHWVIPFLDVAWGIFTLLQYRVTGFAELAAYRFLVGWFEAAFFPAMHYIFGAWYRSDEIARRGGVFYLGLTLGTLTAGLIQAGASQRLEGVKGLAGWRWMYIICALITIPIGIIGYFVLPGTPDRPNGLLLSEEDVAVAKERLQRDGHVTEGKFSWKGLAKIAKTWHFWGLILFDVLFWNGSINTSTGGYLLWIKSLGRFSKARVNELGTISPALGMFYTVAICFASDLVLGPAWAITVAHVWNIIGLIIQVIWEVPEGALWFSFMTTYSAVAMSSVLYGWVNSQLKAAPAERAFTLVLINTVAQSTTAWTPLLVFKTVEGPRFTKGYSFVLANAVCLIGMAHVLRIYLAKKE; this is encoded by the exons ATGACAACCAAAACCTCATCACCAGAGAAGCGAAAATGGTACCAGATACAATGGTTCCAGCCGCAAGACACGCCTCGCGAGAGGAAACTTATCAACAAGCTCGATCTCCTGATTGTGCCCTACGCCTTTTTGGCATATTGGGTCAAGTACATGGACCAATCCAACCTCA ACAACGCCTACGTCGCTGGCCTGAAAGAAGACCTCGGCTTCCAAGGCAACGAGCTGGTCCAGCTCCAGACAATGTACATCATCGGCGCCGTCCTCGGTCAAATCCCATTCATGTTCCTCTTCACCTACGTCCCCATGCACTGGGTCATTCCATTCCTCGACGTCGCCTGGGGCATCTTCACTCTGCTGCAGTACAGAGTGACGGGCTTTGCCGAGCTGGCCGCCTACCGGTTCCTCGTCGGGTGGTTCGAGGCGGCCTTCTTCCCGGCCATGCACTACATCTTTGGGGCTTGGTACCGGAGTGATGAGATCGCTCGGAGAGGTGGTGTTTTTTACCTTGGGCTGACGCTGGGAACGCTCACCGCGGGGCTGATCCAGGCTGGCGCGAGCCAACGTCTTGAGGGAGTCAAGGGGTTGgcggggtggaggtggatgtaCATCATTTGTGCGCTCATCACCATTCCGATTGGCATCATTGGGTATTTTGTTCTCCCCGGGACACCAGACAGGCCGAACGGATTACTGTTGTCAGAGGAAGATGTCGCTGTTGCCAAGGAGCGTCTGCAGAGAGATGGCCACGTCACCGAGGGAAAGTTCTCGTGGAAGGGACTGGCCAAGATTGCAAAGACGTGGCACTTTTGGGGGTTGATCTTGTTTGACGTACTCTTCTGGAATGGAAGCATAAACACTTCGACCGGTGGCTATCTTCTCTGGATCaagagtttggggaggttcTCCAAGGCGAGGGTGAACGAGCTTGGCACCATCTCGCCGGCGCTGGGTATGTTTTACACGGTGGCGATCTGCTTCGCTTCGGATTTGGTGTTGGGACCGGCGTGGGCTATCACGGTGGCTCATGTCTGGAATATCATTGGTTTGATCATTCAGGTTATCTGGGAGGTGCCGGAGGGTGCGTTGTGGTTTTCCTTCATGACGACTTACAGCGCTGTGGCTATGAGTTCGGTATTGTACGGATGGGTCAACAGTCAGCTCAAGGCAGCCCCAGCGGAAAGAGCATTCACGTTGGTTCTTATCAACACTGTTGCTCAGAGCACTACGGCCTGGACGCCTCTTTTGGTCTTCAAGACGGTTGAGGGGCCGAGATTTACCAAGGGTTACTCTTTCGTTTTGGCCAACGCCGTTTGTTTGATTGGCATGGCGCATGTGTTGAGGATATATCTTGCTAAGAAGGAGTAA
- a CDS encoding uncharacterized protein (EggNog:ENOG503PBIE), with translation MATPSFGPKEQPPAMYKFKYGEVILQHVELHQETVTASSVSTAIMLPSLLFTSIALALPVLGQTPCTRDFLKAATAEYLDALTAGEPTFSTLSSDVDYYENDALVNITTGVLSQGIKIDFNLSIYDTTQCASYTEIVATTEHPYVIGTRLAFTDSKVTHIDSIVCDTGDWLFNATGSLIYNRQESWAPVPVEKRESREALKAAGDAYIDAWGNHTVKPVFAKNCARLEGGFYITSNCLLNFPPPFNVSNQRYTIDEELGAVDIFHLFPFLDAAIPRHPGTQTNNLIRVESGEIRYIHENTVCSTRNCGR, from the coding sequence ATGGCCACCCCCTCATTTGGCCCCAAAGAACAACCTCCTGCCATGTACAAATTCAAGTATGGGGAAGTGATTCTTCAACATGTTGAGCTTCACCAAGAGACAGTAACCGCTTCTAGCGTCTCGACCGCCATCATGTTGCCTTCTCTCCTCTTTACCAGCATCGCCCTGGCTTTGCCAGTTCTGGGCCAAACTCCCTGCACCCGAGACTTCCTGAAGGCTGCAACGGCAGAATACCTGGATGCACTCACTGCTGGAGAGCCGACCTTCTCAACACTATCGAGCGATGTCGACTACTACGAGAACGACGCTCTTGTGAACATCACCACAGGGGTCCTGTCGCAAGGCATCAAGATCGACTTCAACCTCAGCATCTACGACACCACCCAATGCGCCTCATACACCGAAATCGTCGCCACCACAGAACATCCCTACGTCATTGGCACAAGGCTTGCTTTCACCGACAGCAAGGTTACACACATCGACTCAATCGTGTGTGACACAGGCGACTGGCTGTTCAACGCGACTGGGTCCCTGATCTACAATCGACAGGAAAGCTGGGCCCCTGTCCCAGTGGAAAAGCGTGAATCTCGGGAGGCTCTCAAAGCAGCGGGAGACGCGTACATCGATGCATGGGGCAACCATACCGTCAAGCCTGTTTTTGCCAAGAACTGCGCCCGTCTTGAGGGAGGTTTCTACATCACCAGCAACTGCCTCCTCAACTTCCCGCCCCCGTTCAACGTCAGCAATCAACGGTACACAATTGACGAGGAATTGGGCGCGGTGGATATCTTCCATCTGTTCCCTTTTCTCGACGCTGCTATCCCGAGACATCCGGGCACGCAGACGAACAACTTGATCAGGGTGGAGTCGGGGGAGATTCGGTATATTCACGAGAATACTGTTTGCTCGACCAGGAACTGCGGAAGATGA
- a CDS encoding uncharacterized protein (CAZy:GH72; EggNog:ENOG503NY3X; COG:G) has translation MSGILRSKYRTALPLFLSVFQGLAEAVSPVSIKGTKLYDESGAQFFLKGTVYVAGDNRNDPLLNTTQCQIDAEHLKNVGANAVYIYSIDVSKLGQHRGCMEEFDKQGIYVWLQLGQLPMVLSRSDNTPRWDLGFYNTWTSIIDSFSEHDNLLAFGIGQETINGTSVTTLVAPSVKAAARDLKLFRDKRGYRPIPISYTAGDFEQYRLLTAQYLTCGPAESSVDLYGINIFNNCSDDKLDRLRSEFSNHHTPVVFAEDGCFPETREFSEVQTFFGESEFSRIFSGMNIYQWGRNEFGFALVVYGDEADRNLGQPDTFLPAYTSLQQAWSETVPQSTSRDAYTFSSTQLPCPTANPQVGWLVDRAAALPVISGLDINTVTARTRRTRPTTSTSATAVPTESGDNSRDNSRDEEVLASSGMSAGAIAGMAIGIVAAVIGGAGVAFWFLRRRKSRQGEPDDHNSPYEKTAADSDRLSTAKTELPDQERAANELEGRFHHHQLPVKTDWKYPFEAGSKPVSELPDGAGRPGNHFELEGSPVHGPGYNPGAELPAPAPVPK, from the exons ATGTCGGGAATCCTTCGGTCAAAATATCGAACGGCACTTCCGCTCTTCCTTTCAGTCTTTCAAGGCCTGGCCGAGGCAGTGTCACCTGTCTCCATCAAAGGAACAAAGTTGTACGATGAAAGCGGCGCTCAGTTTTTCCTCAAAG GCACGGTATATGTTGCTGGGGATAATCGCAATGATCCTTTATTGAACACGACCCAGTGCCAGATAGATGCAGAACATCTAAAAAATGTTGGCGCCAATGCTGTCTACATTTACAGCATCGATGTCTCCAAGCTCGGTCAGCATCGAGGCTGCATGGAGGAGTTCGACAAACAGGGAATTTATGTCTGGCTTCAGCTGGGACAGCTTCCCATGGTTCTGTCTAGG AGCGATAACACTCCCAGATGGGACCTCGGCTTCTACAACACCTGGACCTCAATAATCGATTCGTTCTCCGAGCACGATAACCTCTTGGCTTTTGGAATCGGGCAGGAAACGATCAACGGCACGTCCGTCACAACATTGGTGGCCCCCTCTGTGAAGGCCGCCGCCCGTGATCTGAAGCTGTTCCGGGACAAACGAGGATACAGACCGATACCCATCAGCTACACTGCCGGAGACTTTGAACAATATCGTCTTCTGACAGCTCAGTATCTCACCTGTGGGCCCGCCGAGTCTAGCGTAGACCTTTACGGcatcaacatcttcaacaactgCTCTGACGACAAGCTTGACCGTCTGCGGTCCGAGTTCTCCAACCATCACACCCCGGTCGTATTCGCCGAAGATGGCTGTTTTCCAGAGACCCGCGAGTTTTCCGAAGTCCAGACTTTCTTTGGGGAGTCCGAGTTCTCACGAATCTTCTCTGGCATGAACATCTACCAATGGGGGCGCAATGAGTTCGGATTTGCTCTTGTTGTCTATGGTGACGAGGCCGACCGAAACCTCGGCCAACCCGATACATTCTTGCCAGCATACACATCTCTCCAGCAGGCTTGGAGCGAAACCGTTCCCCAATCCACCTCCCGAGATGCCTATACCTTTTCATCGACACAACTACCTTGCCCGACAGCTAACCCCCAGGTCGGCTGGTTGGTGGATAGAGCTGCTGCATTGCCGGTGATATCGGGATTAGACATCAACACCGTGACCGCCCGTACGAGACGAACCAGACCAACGACGTCCACCTCAGCAACGGCAGTGCCTACTGAAAGCGGGGACAACTCTAGGGACAACTCTAGGGATGAGGAGGTCCTCGCCAGTAGTGGCATGTCCGCAGGCGCGATTGCCGGGATGGCCATCGGTATTGTCGCCGCCGTTATTGGTGGAGCAGGTGTTGCCTTTTGGTTTTTGCGAAGACGGAAATCTCGTCAAGGGGAGCCCGATGACCACAACAGCCCTTATGAGAAAACTGCGGCTGACTCTGATCGTCTCTCAACTGCCAAGACTGAGCTGCCTGACCAAGAGAGAGCTGCGAATGAACTTGAGGGCAGGttccaccatcatcaactacCAGTAAAGACGGATTGGAAGTACCCTTTCGAGGCTGGTAGTAAACCTGTCAGTGAACTCCCTGATGGAGCAGGTCGGCCTGGAAATCATTTTGAGTTGGAGGGGAGCCCAGTGCATGGGCCGGGGTACAACCCAGGAGCAGAGTTGCCTGCGCCTGCACCTGTACCGAAGTAA